Proteins from one Streptomyces sp. NBC_00390 genomic window:
- a CDS encoding hydrogen peroxide-inducible genes activator, whose amino-acid sequence MTAGPHTANRGKQPGKQPSLAQLRAFAAVAEHLHFRDAATAIGMSQPALSGAVSALEEALGVQLLERTTRKVLLSPAGERLAVRAKAVLDAVGELLEEADAVRAPFTGVLRLGVIPTVAPYLLPSVLRLVHQRYPELDLQVHEEQTSSLLEGLSGGRLDLLLLAVPLGVPGVIELPLFDEDFVLVTAQEHWLGGRHDIPREALKELPLLLLDEGHCLRDQALDICREAGRTEGAPVTTTAAGLSTLVQLVAGGLGVTLLPRTAVQVETGRNDHLVTGYFTDPAPARRVALAMRAGAARQGEFEEFADALREALAGLPVRMLSASGT is encoded by the coding sequence ATGACTGCGGGACCGCATACGGCGAACCGGGGCAAACAGCCCGGGAAGCAGCCCAGCCTGGCGCAGTTGCGTGCCTTCGCCGCCGTGGCGGAGCATCTGCACTTCCGGGACGCAGCCACCGCAATCGGGATGAGTCAGCCCGCCCTGTCCGGAGCCGTGTCGGCGCTGGAGGAGGCACTGGGTGTCCAGCTGCTGGAGCGTACGACGCGCAAGGTGCTGCTGTCGCCCGCCGGAGAGCGGCTCGCGGTCCGTGCGAAGGCCGTCCTCGACGCGGTCGGGGAGCTGCTGGAGGAGGCCGATGCGGTGCGGGCCCCGTTCACCGGCGTGCTGAGGCTGGGCGTGATCCCGACGGTCGCGCCCTATCTGCTGCCGAGCGTGCTGCGGCTGGTGCACCAGCGCTACCCGGAGCTGGACCTCCAAGTGCACGAGGAGCAGACCTCGTCGCTGCTGGAGGGACTGTCCGGCGGGCGGCTCGACCTGCTGCTGCTCGCGGTGCCGCTCGGGGTGCCGGGCGTGATCGAACTTCCCCTCTTCGACGAGGACTTCGTCCTGGTGACGGCGCAGGAGCACTGGCTCGGCGGCCGCCATGACATTCCGCGCGAGGCGCTGAAGGAGCTTCCGCTGCTGCTGCTCGACGAGGGGCACTGCCTGCGTGACCAAGCCCTCGACATCTGCCGAGAGGCGGGCCGCACGGAGGGCGCCCCGGTCACCACGACCGCGGCCGGCCTCTCGACGCTGGTCCAGCTGGTCGCGGGCGGGCTGGGCGTGACGCTTCTGCCGCGCACCGCCGTCCAGGTCGAGACGGGCCGCAACGACCACCTGGTGACCGGGTACTTCACCGATCCGGCCCCCGCGCGCCGTGTCGCCCTGGCGATGCGCGCCGGGGCGGCCCGGCAGGGCGAGTTCGAGGAGTTCGCGGACGCCCTCAGGGAGGCCCTCGCGGGACTCCCGGTGCGGATGCTGTCCGCCTCAGGTACGTGA